A genomic region of Chryseobacterium sp. KACC 21268 contains the following coding sequences:
- a CDS encoding ferric siderophore ABC transporter substrate-binding protein gives MYQDLDDIIFEDRHKAYGAYEYRKHYEFTLTKALVVGVFIFSVLFFLPASFIKSDKKTAVNSETIIPVDLTEMRINYGDNRNGKGLEEPKEEEGSPAPIVEKKEEKEVVAEVAKVSKEKVDKDIPENTVPIPTRTKNPPVATKKSNEKTNSTAVANSTKTTPGKTSTKGDIKKENATGDGRGNAAIGNLLKGRGTKSGSQGNGTGPGNYGDPLGGDGDGTSLVGVDRKLVGFIPGTMGRGGAQPNHDCQASGSISISYTVDKSGKVTSAKRLSGVSDPCVASTAVSWVKQYVKAEASSVSSKGTYKIVF, from the coding sequence ATGTATCAGGACCTGGATGATATTATTTTCGAAGACCGACATAAGGCTTACGGCGCCTACGAGTACCGCAAACACTATGAGTTTACGCTTACCAAAGCTTTGGTGGTCGGCGTTTTCATTTTCTCGGTTTTGTTCTTTCTTCCGGCTTCTTTCATCAAATCAGATAAAAAAACGGCAGTCAATAGTGAAACCATCATTCCGGTAGATTTGACCGAAATGCGCATCAACTATGGTGACAACAGAAACGGCAAAGGTCTGGAAGAGCCAAAAGAGGAAGAAGGAAGTCCTGCGCCCATCGTAGAAAAGAAAGAGGAAAAAGAAGTGGTAGCGGAAGTTGCAAAAGTTTCTAAAGAAAAAGTTGACAAAGACATTCCAGAAAATACAGTTCCAATCCCGACCAGAACCAAAAATCCACCAGTCGCGACCAAGAAATCAAACGAGAAAACCAATTCTACCGCAGTTGCCAATTCTACAAAAACAACGCCTGGAAAAACCAGTACCAAAGGTGACATCAAAAAAGAAAATGCAACCGGAGACGGCCGTGGAAATGCAGCGATTGGAAATCTTCTGAAAGGAAGAGGCACAAAATCCGGCTCACAAGGCAACGGAACCGGCCCTGGAAACTACGGCGACCCACTTGGCGGCGATGGCGACGGAACGAGTCTGGTAGGCGTTGATAGAAAATTAGTCGGATTCATCCCAGGAACAATGGGAAGAGGTGGTGCACAACCAAACCACGATTGCCAAGCCAGCGGAAGCATCAGCATTTCCTATACGGTGGACAAATCTGGGAAAGTCACTTCTGCGAAACGTCTCAGCGGCGTTTCTGACCCTTGTGTGGCAAGCACGGCGGTAAGTTGGGTGAAACAATATGTGAAAGCAGAAGCTTCATCGGTATCATCCAAAGGAACTTACAAAATTGTTTTCTAA
- a CDS encoding DUF885 domain-containing protein — MRLIYKILAFSLLAFSVISCKKEDSPMVKNSGFESNLDTIAANYYEEYLKLYPLEATSQGDERYNDLLPNNLSQEFIKNEIAFYDSIQNQLKSVDYNGLDNDQKVVFDVLEYTLIDKQERYAYHPEYIPFTQFGGLPLDFPMLGSGSGIQPFKTEKDYDNWLKRIELFPVWMDSAIENFRAGIKSGVVLPKSLVIKMVPQMKAEEITTFDIEKNIFYGPIKNMPKDFKPVTSNKYAKLYQDAIKNKLIPAYLKMATFLEQEYLPKARITDGYNALPNGANIYNYYVKSWTTTNKTPDEIHKTGLSEVERLRADMEKVKNQVGFKGSLEEFLNFVKTDPKAMPYKTSKEVLAGFQSILDKITPKLKTMFNVTPKTPFEIRQTEKYREASASAEYIQGSPDGKRPGIFYTPIPDPTKFNVTSGMESLFLHEAIPGHHYQISLQQENLKLPKFLRFGWIGAYGEGWALYCESLGPEFGLYTDPYQKMGSLSDEMLRAVRLVIDTGIHTGQMSREEAIKYFLSNVAYDEAGATAEVERYMAMPGQALSYKTGAMKIRELREKYKSELGKKFNIADFHDEVLSQGCLPLQVLERKMNLWAKDVK; from the coding sequence ATGAGACTTATTTATAAGATATTAGCTTTTTCTTTGCTTGCCTTTTCTGTGATTTCCTGCAAAAAGGAAGACTCGCCAATGGTAAAAAATTCAGGATTCGAATCCAACCTGGACACGATTGCTGCCAACTATTACGAGGAATATCTTAAACTTTATCCTCTGGAAGCGACCTCGCAAGGCGACGAAAGATACAATGACCTTTTGCCAAATAATCTAAGCCAGGAATTTATCAAAAACGAGATTGCTTTTTACGACTCGATTCAAAATCAATTGAAGTCTGTGGATTACAACGGTTTGGATAATGACCAAAAAGTGGTTTTCGATGTTTTGGAATATACGTTGATTGATAAACAGGAGCGCTACGCCTATCATCCGGAATATATTCCTTTCACCCAGTTTGGTGGTTTGCCTTTGGATTTTCCGATGTTGGGAAGTGGAAGTGGGATTCAACCCTTTAAAACTGAAAAAGATTATGATAATTGGTTGAAGAGAATCGAACTTTTCCCAGTCTGGATGGATTCTGCAATTGAAAACTTCCGAGCTGGAATTAAAAGTGGAGTTGTTCTGCCAAAATCATTGGTCATCAAAATGGTTCCTCAAATGAAAGCCGAGGAAATCACAACTTTCGATATCGAGAAAAATATTTTCTACGGTCCCATCAAAAATATGCCGAAGGATTTCAAACCAGTTACTTCAAATAAATATGCAAAGCTTTATCAAGATGCCATCAAGAATAAACTGATTCCTGCTTACCTCAAAATGGCGACATTTCTTGAACAAGAATATTTGCCAAAAGCGAGAATAACCGATGGTTACAACGCTTTGCCAAACGGCGCCAACATTTATAATTATTATGTCAAAAGCTGGACAACAACGAATAAAACGCCAGACGAAATCCACAAAACAGGACTTTCGGAAGTAGAGAGACTTCGTGCTGATATGGAAAAAGTGAAGAATCAAGTTGGCTTCAAAGGTTCTTTGGAAGAATTTCTGAACTTCGTGAAAACCGACCCAAAAGCAATGCCTTACAAAACGTCGAAAGAGGTTCTAGCAGGATTCCAATCCATCCTCGACAAAATTACACCGAAGCTGAAAACGATGTTTAACGTCACGCCGAAAACGCCTTTCGAAATTCGTCAAACCGAAAAATATAGAGAAGCGAGCGCGAGTGCAGAATATATTCAGGGAAGTCCGGATGGCAAACGTCCGGGGATTTTTTACACGCCGATTCCTGACCCGACAAAATTCAATGTCACTTCCGGGATGGAATCTTTGTTTCTTCACGAGGCGATTCCAGGTCATCATTATCAGATTTCTCTCCAACAGGAAAATTTGAAATTGCCTAAGTTTCTGAGATTCGGTTGGATTGGTGCTTACGGCGAAGGCTGGGCTTTGTACTGCGAATCGCTCGGGCCAGAATTTGGACTTTACACCGACCCGTACCAGAAAATGGGTTCTTTGAGTGACGAAATGTTGCGCGCTGTTCGTCTGGTTATCGATACTGGAATTCACACCGGGCAAATGTCGCGCGAAGAAGCCATCAAATATTTTCTGAGTAATGTCGCTTACGACGAAGCTGGTGCGACAGCAGAAGTGGAGCGCTATATGGCGATGCCTGGACAAGCTTTGAGCTACAAAACCGGCGCAATGAAAATCCGTGAACTGAGAGAAAAGTATAAATCAGAATTAGGAAAGAAATTCAACATCGCAGATTTTCACGATGAAGTGTTGAGCCAAGGTTGCCTTCCGCTGCAGGTTTTGGAACGTAAAATGAATCTTTGGGCAAAAGATGTAAAGTAA
- a CDS encoding HPP family protein, with translation MKKQIRKGFRQTKYIFYQETLVDFKDHFWSFLGAFFGIGIIAFLQSQQISEIENVFLIGSFGASSVLIYGAVNSPLAQPRNLIGGHVLSALVGVTVFKFLPEILWLNASIAVASSIVVMQITKTMHPPGGATALIAVLPAQKIQDLGYWYALSPVLSGAVILLIVALIFNNIPKGRKYPHHVRQSKYVHMRRMLKKKN, from the coding sequence ATGAAGAAACAAATCAGAAAAGGATTTAGACAAACCAAATATATTTTTTACCAGGAAACTTTAGTCGATTTCAAAGACCACTTTTGGTCGTTTCTCGGCGCTTTTTTCGGGATTGGAATCATTGCTTTTCTACAATCGCAGCAGATTTCTGAAATTGAAAATGTCTTTCTAATAGGTTCATTCGGCGCATCGAGTGTTTTGATTTATGGTGCGGTGAATAGTCCATTGGCACAACCAAGAAATCTGATTGGAGGACACGTTCTGTCAGCTTTGGTGGGCGTAACGGTTTTTAAATTTTTACCAGAAATTCTTTGGTTGAATGCTTCTATCGCAGTGGCGTCTTCAATCGTCGTAATGCAAATTACAAAAACAATGCATCCGCCTGGTGGCGCAACGGCTTTGATTGCGGTGCTTCCAGCGCAGAAGATTCAGGATTTGGGATATTGGTACGCGTTGTCGCCGGTTTTGAGTGGCGCAGTCATCTTGCTGATTGTCGCTTTGATTTTTAATAATATTCCAAAAGGAAGGAAATATCCGCATCACGTTCGACAATCCAAATATGTTCATATGAGACGAATGCTGAAAAAGAAAAATTAA
- a CDS encoding DinB family protein produces the protein MTIEILKSLYNRDLNKLKVEIESYQNEESFWKIDKNISNSGGNLCLHLLGNLNTYIGAELGKTGYVRQRDLEFSLKDIPKTELLEKLESLIEIVDSALEKLSDEDLKKDYPTEALGYKMTTEYFLIHLLSHLNYHLGQINYHRRLLDI, from the coding sequence ATGACAATCGAAATTTTAAAATCGCTCTACAATCGGGATTTAAACAAACTGAAAGTCGAAATCGAATCTTATCAAAACGAAGAATCGTTTTGGAAAATCGATAAGAATATTTCCAATTCTGGCGGCAATCTTTGCCTTCATTTGCTCGGAAATCTCAATACTTACATCGGCGCAGAACTTGGTAAAACTGGTTATGTGAGACAACGTGATTTGGAATTTTCATTGAAAGACATTCCGAAAACTGAACTTCTCGAGAAACTTGAATCTCTAATAGAAATCGTCGATTCTGCATTAGAAAAATTGTCCGACGAAGATTTGAAAAAAGATTATCCAACAGAAGCTTTAGGCTACAAAATGACAACCGAATATTTCTTAATTCATTTGCTTTCGCATTTGAATTATCATCTTGGACAAATCAATTATCACCGAAGATTACTGGATATTTGA
- the nth gene encoding endonuclease III, whose amino-acid sequence MTKKQRAKIVQEELEKLYPEVPIPLDHKDAYTLMVAVALSAQTTDKKVNQVTPRLFAVADTPEKMAQLSVEEIKELIKEIGLSNSKAKNLKKMAEVLVEKHNSIVPQTFEELEELAGVGHKTASVVMSQAFGFPAFPVDTHIHRLMKQWKLTEGKNVVETERDAKSLWKENVWNKLHLQIIFYGREYSQARGSQEKDFITKMLFEK is encoded by the coding sequence ATGACGAAAAAACAAAGAGCGAAGATTGTTCAGGAAGAATTAGAAAAATTATATCCAGAAGTTCCGATTCCGCTGGACCACAAAGACGCTTACACGCTGATGGTTGCGGTCGCTCTTTCCGCTCAGACGACCGACAAAAAAGTGAATCAAGTCACGCCTCGGCTTTTTGCGGTGGCCGATACGCCGGAGAAAATGGCGCAACTGAGTGTTGAAGAAATCAAAGAACTCATCAAGGAAATCGGACTTTCAAATTCCAAAGCGAAAAATTTGAAAAAGATGGCGGAAGTTCTTGTGGAGAAACACAATTCCATCGTTCCTCAAACTTTCGAAGAATTGGAAGAATTGGCTGGCGTTGGTCACAAAACGGCTTCTGTGGTGATGAGTCAGGCGTTTGGATTCCCAGCTTTTCCGGTTGATACGCACATTCACCGGTTGATGAAGCAATGGAAACTAACCGAAGGAAAAAATGTGGTCGAGACGGAACGCGACGCGAAAAGTCTTTGGAAGGAAAATGTTTGGAACAAATTGCACCTTCAAATCATCTTCTACGGACGGGAATATTCGCAGGCGAGAGGAAGTCAGGAGAAGGATTTTATCACGAAAATGCTTTTTGAAAAATAA
- the bcp gene encoding thioredoxin-dependent thiol peroxidase — MLKLGDSLPEFIGTNQNGELINSQNLKGKKLVVFFYPKASTPGCTVEACNLRDNYSFLKQKGFQLIGVSADSEKRQKNFSDKYELPFDVIADENHDVINKFGVWQLKKFMGREFMGILRTTFVFDENGICIQVIDKVKTKDHAAQILENG, encoded by the coding sequence ATGTTGAAGCTTGGCGATTCTTTACCAGAATTTATCGGAACAAATCAAAACGGAGAATTAATCAATTCTCAAAATCTGAAAGGCAAAAAACTCGTGGTTTTCTTTTATCCAAAAGCCAGCACGCCAGGTTGTACCGTGGAAGCTTGTAATCTACGAGACAATTATTCGTTTTTGAAACAAAAGGGTTTTCAGTTGATTGGCGTAAGTGCAGATTCTGAAAAACGTCAGAAAAATTTCTCTGATAAATATGAATTACCATTTGACGTCATTGCCGATGAAAACCACGATGTCATCAACAAATTCGGAGTTTGGCAGTTGAAGAAATTTATGGGTAGGGAATTTATGGGAATTTTGAGAACGACTTTCGTTTTTGATGAAAACGGAATTTGCATCCAAGTCATTGATAAAGTGAAGACGAAAGACCACGCTGCGCAGATTTTGGAAAATGGATAA
- a CDS encoding GyrI-like domain-containing protein has protein sequence MNLPHRIEIIEAKKLIGFSITTSFQEDKTPMVWRKFMMRRNEITNRISDKLFSLQIYPENFTPNQSFTKYALAEVSDFDNIPNDFEPFELEKGKYLVFNYKGKAENGPQIFRYIFQTFIPENQFEVDDRPHFEIFGDDYNPSIELAEEEIWIPIK, from the coding sequence ATGAATCTACCTCACAGAATCGAGATCATCGAAGCTAAAAAATTGATTGGTTTCAGTATCACTACTTCTTTTCAGGAAGACAAAACGCCGATGGTCTGGCGGAAATTTATGATGAGAAGAAATGAAATTACCAATCGGATTTCTGACAAACTATTTTCGCTTCAGATCTATCCTGAGAATTTCACGCCCAATCAATCTTTCACAAAATATGCGCTTGCAGAAGTTTCTGATTTTGATAATATTCCCAATGATTTCGAACCTTTCGAATTAGAAAAAGGAAAATATCTCGTTTTCAATTACAAAGGAAAAGCTGAGAATGGGCCGCAAATTTTCCGTTATATTTTCCAAACTTTCATTCCAGAAAATCAATTTGAGGTTGATGACAGACCACATTTTGAGATTTTTGGAGATGATTACAATCCTTCAATTGAACTCGCCGAAGAGGAAATTTGGATTCCGATAAAATAA
- a CDS encoding GNAT family N-acetyltransferase, whose translation MSKTYETERLIIKLVDIDDAEFLLKLLNTEKWLKNIGDRNVHNLEDAQKYVREKNLPQIERLGFGNAVVILKSNNEKIGTVGLYDREGIDGVDIGFAFLEEYEGKGYAYEAAKKIMDVGINEFDIKKVSAITLPENFSSIKLIEKLGLKFKEVVRIPNDTEYLNLYELNL comes from the coding sequence ATGTCAAAAACTTACGAAACCGAACGCCTCATCATCAAACTCGTTGATATCGACGATGCCGAATTCCTTTTGAAATTACTCAACACAGAAAAATGGCTGAAAAATATCGGCGACCGAAATGTCCACAATCTGGAAGATGCACAGAAATATGTGCGCGAAAAGAATCTTCCTCAAATAGAAAGGTTAGGCTTTGGAAATGCGGTTGTAATCCTGAAATCTAACAATGAAAAAATTGGAACCGTTGGTTTGTACGACCGTGAAGGAATTGATGGCGTTGATATTGGTTTTGCCTTTTTGGAAGAATACGAAGGAAAAGGTTATGCTTATGAAGCGGCGAAAAAAATAATGGATGTTGGAATCAATGAATTTGACATTAAAAAAGTAAGTGCGATTACGTTGCCAGAGAATTTTTCATCAATCAAATTAATTGAAAAATTAGGTCTGAAATTCAAAGAAGTCGTGAGAATTCCTAATGACACCGAGTATTTAAATCTTTACGAATTGAATTTGTAA
- a CDS encoding GNAT family N-acetyltransferase: MKNYETERLILKPADLEDADFFLELYNLPSFIKHIGDRNLRTKEDAEQYITNRFLPQIEKLGFGNYVVIHKELNEKIGAVGVFVREGIDVPDIGFSFFPDFEGKGYAYESAVNLMEIVKTEFGIEKLSAMTSDENLSSQRLIERLGLTFQRYVIFPDDNEELRYYEN; the protein is encoded by the coding sequence ATGAAAAACTACGAAACCGAAAGATTGATTCTGAAACCTGCAGATTTAGAAGACGCAGACTTCTTTTTGGAATTATACAATCTTCCTTCTTTCATTAAACATATTGGTGACCGAAATCTTCGAACAAAAGAAGATGCAGAACAATATATCACGAATCGCTTTCTTCCCCAAATCGAAAAATTAGGTTTTGGAAATTACGTCGTCATTCACAAAGAACTGAATGAAAAAATTGGCGCAGTCGGCGTTTTCGTACGAGAAGGAATTGATGTTCCAGACATTGGTTTTTCTTTCTTCCCAGATTTCGAAGGCAAAGGTTACGCTTACGAATCCGCAGTCAATCTAATGGAAATTGTCAAAACGGAATTCGGAATAGAAAAACTTTCGGCAATGACTTCTGATGAAAATCTATCTTCCCAAAGATTAATTGAAAGACTTGGACTCACATTTCAGAGATATGTGATTTTTCCCGATGACAATGAGGAATTGAGATATTATGAGAATTAA
- a CDS encoding ionic transporter y4hA, translating into MSLKTLLHWSFIFPLLSLAYYFFGIVDDNAWLATLGSLLLISSVLAAVHHAEVVAHKVGEPFGTIILAIAITVLEVGLIVSLMVAGGKETSTLARDTVFAAVMLILNGILGACLLVGGLKFKEQFFARTSGNMALISLVAIVVMTLILPNYTTTELSATFSQAQLIFFSVASLVIYSTFLMVQTVRHRNYFLPENDDEPHAEPPTNTESTMSLVFLLICLGVVVVMAKALSPTIESVVHNLGAPQALVGVIIAAVVLLPEGMAAIKAARRNQFQTSLNLALGSAIASIGLTIPCVAVVSIIYEMPLLLGLDIKSMVLLALSLYTVMLSLSRGKTNILYGVVLLVNLLAYIFTVIVP; encoded by the coding sequence ATGAGTTTAAAGACTTTACTTCACTGGTCCTTCATTTTCCCTTTATTATCCCTCGCCTACTATTTTTTTGGTATTGTTGATGACAATGCGTGGCTCGCAACTTTAGGAAGCTTGCTTCTGATAAGCTCCGTTCTGGCCGCCGTACATCACGCCGAAGTGGTAGCGCATAAAGTGGGAGAACCTTTTGGAACGATTATCCTGGCAATCGCTATTACAGTTCTGGAAGTTGGATTGATTGTCTCATTAATGGTAGCTGGCGGGAAAGAAACCAGCACATTGGCCAGAGACACCGTTTTCGCCGCCGTAATGTTAATTCTGAATGGAATTCTCGGCGCTTGTCTTTTAGTTGGCGGACTCAAATTCAAAGAACAATTTTTCGCCAGAACATCCGGAAATATGGCCTTGATAAGTTTGGTAGCCATTGTCGTAATGACTTTGATTTTACCAAATTACACCACAACAGAACTATCCGCAACCTTCAGCCAAGCGCAATTGATTTTCTTTTCTGTGGCCTCATTGGTTATTTACAGTACATTTTTAATGGTACAAACCGTGCGACACAGAAATTACTTCCTTCCCGAAAACGACGACGAGCCACACGCCGAACCACCAACCAATACGGAAAGCACGATGAGTTTGGTATTCCTACTTATTTGTCTCGGTGTCGTTGTAGTAATGGCAAAAGCCTTGTCACCTACCATTGAAAGCGTGGTTCACAATCTAGGCGCGCCACAAGCCTTAGTTGGTGTCATCATCGCAGCAGTCGTGCTTTTACCAGAAGGAATGGCCGCAATAAAAGCCGCAAGAAGAAACCAATTTCAGACAAGTTTGAATTTAGCATTAGGTTCTGCCATTGCGAGTATTGGATTGACGATTCCTTGCGTTGCCGTGGTTTCAATTATTTATGAAATGCCGTTGTTACTAGGTCTGGATATCAAATCGATGGTTCTTTTGGCCTTGTCACTTTACACTGTGATGCTGTCATTAAGCCGTGGAAAAACGAATATCCTTTACGGCGTTGTGCTACTGGTGAACCTTTTGGCGTACATTTTTACCGTTATCGTTCCTTAA
- a CDS encoding S46 family peptidase, whose protein sequence is MKKIFLALTFLLSFAQMRADEGMWLLMLVKRLNGVDMQKEGLHLTPEEIYSVNNSSLKDAIVSFGGFCTGEMVSSQGLIFTNHHCGYDAVAAASTPEKDYLKNGFWAMKPNEEFNAKGLYVRFLVRMDDVSARINAKLNNNMSAADRKAVIDAESKAIQTENSENGNYTVVVRDFFNGNEFYYFVYQDYKDIRLVGAPPSSLGKFGGDTDNWEWPRHTADFTVFRAYGDANGNPAEYSEANVPLKPKHFLPVSLKGYKPGDFTMILGYPGRTNRYLTSFGIEQMVNKDYPAWVEASKVAMDVMKKYMDKDKTTQLDYASQYASVANYWKNRQGTIDAVIKNGTISEKQKTEQIYTQWAAQSPNEQTYYAVLPEIKAYYQQISGRNVERNYASILQRNAHYIATTYQLGSLFKTYADQDEAGKTAMKAKVLEAVEKAYDGFHDNVEGDMLVKLTSLYKTKVSKEFASPTILAADVNNLSTLAYESIFANKKSALAFIENPDRLKIDADKLRQFVNGVVEDQKLGTEKYAKIDENFAKNSRLFLDGLRKAQPEKVFYPDANSTMRLTYGTVQTLPTRSDRNYKGIKENYYTDINGMVAKYKKGDEEFDLPKKVLDLAKKKDYGQYADKQGFMPINFLSNNDITGGNSGSPIIDGNGNLLGLAFDGNSEALSGDIVFEPNLQRTINVDVRYVLWVIDKYAGATRLISELTLVK, encoded by the coding sequence ATGAAAAAAATATTTTTGGCGCTGACTTTTTTATTGAGCTTTGCGCAAATGAGAGCAGACGAAGGAATGTGGCTTCTGATGCTTGTAAAACGTCTGAACGGCGTGGATATGCAGAAAGAAGGTCTGCACCTGACTCCGGAAGAAATCTATTCTGTGAACAACTCCAGTTTGAAGGATGCCATCGTAAGTTTCGGCGGTTTCTGTACAGGCGAGATGGTTTCCAGCCAAGGTCTGATTTTTACCAATCACCACTGTGGTTACGATGCTGTTGCTGCAGCTTCTACGCCTGAAAAAGATTATCTGAAAAATGGATTCTGGGCTATGAAACCGAATGAGGAATTCAATGCGAAAGGTCTTTACGTGAGATTTCTTGTGAGAATGGATGACGTTTCTGCAAGAATCAATGCAAAACTGAACAACAATATGTCTGCTGCTGACAGAAAAGCAGTAATTGATGCAGAATCAAAAGCTATCCAGACAGAAAACTCTGAGAACGGAAACTATACGGTTGTCGTGAGAGATTTCTTCAACGGGAATGAGTTCTATTATTTTGTATATCAAGATTATAAAGATATCAGATTAGTTGGTGCACCACCTTCCTCTCTTGGGAAATTTGGTGGCGATACAGACAACTGGGAATGGCCAAGACACACGGCAGATTTCACCGTTTTCCGTGCTTATGGTGATGCCAATGGAAATCCAGCAGAATATTCTGAAGCTAACGTTCCATTGAAACCAAAACACTTCTTGCCAGTTTCTCTTAAAGGTTACAAGCCTGGAGATTTCACTATGATTCTTGGATATCCTGGAAGAACAAACCGTTACTTGACCTCTTTCGGAATCGAGCAAATGGTAAATAAAGATTATCCAGCTTGGGTAGAAGCTTCCAAAGTGGCAATGGATGTGATGAAGAAGTATATGGACAAGGACAAAACGACTCAGTTGGATTATGCTTCCCAGTACGCCAGTGTTGCCAATTACTGGAAAAACAGACAGGGAACGATTGACGCTGTCATCAAAAACGGAACAATCTCTGAAAAACAAAAAACAGAACAAATCTACACGCAATGGGCCGCTCAATCTCCAAACGAGCAAACTTATTATGCCGTTTTACCAGAAATCAAGGCTTATTATCAGCAAATTTCGGGGAGAAATGTAGAACGTAACTATGCGTCTATTTTACAGAGAAATGCACATTACATCGCAACGACTTATCAATTAGGAAGTCTTTTCAAAACTTATGCTGACCAGGACGAAGCTGGGAAAACAGCGATGAAAGCAAAAGTTCTTGAGGCAGTAGAAAAAGCTTACGATGGTTTCCACGACAATGTGGAAGGTGATATGTTGGTGAAACTGACTTCTCTTTACAAAACAAAAGTTTCTAAGGAATTTGCTTCTCCAACTATTTTGGCTGCAGATGTGAACAACCTTTCAACTTTGGCTTACGAATCTATTTTTGCTAATAAAAAATCAGCTTTGGCTTTCATCGAGAATCCAGACAGACTGAAAATAGACGCTGATAAATTGAGACAATTCGTAAACGGCGTGGTAGAAGACCAAAAGCTAGGCACTGAAAAATATGCTAAAATCGATGAGAACTTTGCTAAAAACAGCAGACTTTTCTTAGACGGACTCAGAAAAGCGCAACCGGAAAAAGTGTTCTATCCAGACGCCAACTCTACAATGAGACTGACTTACGGAACAGTTCAAACGCTTCCTACAAGGTCTGACAGAAACTACAAAGGCATCAAAGAAAACTACTACACCGACATCAACGGAATGGTGGCCAAATACAAAAAAGGCGATGAGGAATTTGACCTTCCGAAAAAAGTCCTAGACCTTGCTAAGAAAAAAGACTACGGTCAATATGCAGACAAACAAGGATTTATGCCAATCAACTTCTTGTCAAACAATGATATTACAGGTGGAAATTCAGGTTCTCCAATCATCGACGGAAACGGGAATTTGCTAGGTCTTGCCTTCGATGGAAACAGTGAAGCTTTGAGTGGCGACATCGTTTTCGAACCAAATTTACAGAGAACAATCAACGTGGATGTTCGTTACGTACTTTGGGTAATCGACAAATATGCTGGCGCAACTCGATTGATTAGCGAGCTGACTTTGGTAAAATAA
- a CDS encoding META domain-containing protein: protein MKFLQSIGILSLILLLTVSCKSSKNPMSGMQNLHKKWMLVEYKDFTKEELVKLEANIDLTKNSESPNRYTAKMGCNGIFFNADFNNGKAKFSGVGSTMMYCDGRMKLEEAFGKALPNMTEYKIEGHFLTLSNASGDKMKFVEQDWD, encoded by the coding sequence ATGAAATTTCTACAGTCAATCGGTATTTTATCATTAATATTACTTCTTACAGTTTCTTGTAAATCATCAAAAAATCCGATGTCAGGAATGCAGAATCTTCACAAAAAATGGATGCTCGTTGAGTATAAAGATTTTACAAAGGAGGAATTGGTAAAACTAGAAGCCAATATTGATTTGACAAAAAATTCAGAATCGCCGAATCGTTACACCGCAAAAATGGGTTGCAACGGAATATTTTTCAATGCAGATTTCAACAACGGAAAGGCGAAATTTTCAGGCGTTGGTTCTACGATGATGTATTGTGACGGGCGAATGAAATTGGAAGAAGCATTTGGAAAAGCCTTACCAAATATGACAGAGTACAAAATTGAAGGACATTTCTTAACTTTATCAAATGCAAGTGGCGACAAAATGAAATTTGTTGAACAAGATTGGGATTAA
- a CDS encoding OsmC family protein, producing MKRSAKAVWKGTVKDGSGVLTTQSTTLNDTQYSFKSRFEDGVGTNPEELLAAAHAGCFTMKTSALLSEAGYNPETLETDCKISLVDGKVTLSELTLNAKIPGISEEDFQKIAAEAKETCPISVALSFEKTLTATLA from the coding sequence ATGAAAAGAAGTGCAAAAGCAGTCTGGAAAGGCACAGTAAAAGACGGAAGTGGTGTTTTAACGACACAAAGTACAACGCTTAACGATACGCAGTATTCATTCAAAAGCAGATTTGAAGATGGTGTTGGAACCAATCCGGAAGAATTATTGGCAGCAGCTCACGCAGGTTGTTTCACGATGAAAACTTCGGCGTTATTGTCAGAAGCTGGTTATAATCCGGAAACTTTGGAAACCGATTGCAAAATCAGTTTGGTTGATGGAAAAGTGACTTTGTCAGAATTGACACTCAACGCAAAAATCCCTGGAATTTCTGAAGAAGATTTCCAAAAAATTGCAGCGGAAGCGAAAGAAACTTGCCCAATCAGCGTCGCATTAAGTTTCGAAAAAACATTAACTGCAACGTTAGCTTAA